The proteins below come from a single Larimichthys crocea isolate SSNF chromosome XIV, L_crocea_2.0, whole genome shotgun sequence genomic window:
- the LOC104935708 gene encoding signaling lymphocytic activation molecule isoform X4 — protein MAGGYRYSICFFTCSLLLLFGISLHNVEASNCENIIVIHKKVGDTAELPSCLPTKGVTSASWKYGGILIADKDNKVADEKQFEGRLNLNPTNFSLTIRKLTLEDSGNFIFLSADNVSQRPTVRITLHVHEPIAEQPVLNGNSTWHNLDQSCTVLLECSARTGSSVSYKWTVRNQTISGSRLQYVIKMQDGNTTFTCTAYNFVSEMSESRIMKCSNDTEEMSSSSSIVLFSVGSVIGILLIIPLSLLCYTKLKDRCCNRVTQSQTVNHDETEQHVYSSLLHGDGCVYETVRGSGEAGTGEPDNLYRNITVH, from the exons ATGGCTGGTGGTTATCGATACTCGATCTGCTTCTTTACATGcagtcttctgctgctgtttgggaTCTCTCTCCACA ATGTGGAGGCTTCCAATTGTGAAAATATCATTGTCATCCATAAAAAAGTTGGGGACACAGCAGAGCTGCCATCATGCTTGCCAACTAAAGGGGTGACCTCTGCATCATGGAAATATGGAGGCATCCTAATTGCAGACAAAGATAATAAAGTTGCTGACGAAAAACAGTTTGAGGGCAGATTAAACCTAAACCCCACAAACTTTAGTTTAACAATTAGAAAACTGACTCTCGAAGATTCaggtaatttcatttttttgtcagcGGACAATGTCAGCCAACGGCCAACAGTCCGCATCACACTGCATGTTCACG AGCCGATAGCAGAGCAGCCTGTCCTCAATGGCAATTCCACCTGGCACAACTTGGACCAATCCTGTACAGTTTTGTTGGAATGCAGTGCACGAACTGGCAGCAGTGTCTCCTACAAATGGACCGTGAGGAACCAAACCATAAGTGGGTCCAGGCTGCAGTATGTCATCAAGATGCAGGACGGAAACACAACATTCACCTGCACAGCCTACAATTTTGTCAGTGAGATGTCGGAATCTAGAATAATGAAGTGCAGCAACGATACGGAAGAAA TGTCCAGCTCCTCATCTATTGTACTCTTCAGTGTCGGATCGGTTATTGGAATTTTACTGATTATCCCCCTTTCGCTGCTTTGCTACACAAAGTTGAAAG atCGATGTTGTAACAG GGTCACCCAATCTCAAACGGTCAACCATGATGAAACTGAACAGCATGTGTACTCCTCACTCCTCCACG GTGACGGCTGTGTCTATGAAACAGTAAGAGGTTCTGGAGAGGCTGGAACAG GTGAACCAGACAATCTATACAGGAATATCACAGTTCATTAA